DNA sequence from the Actinacidiphila yeochonensis CN732 genome:
GTGCCGACTGCGACGCGTGCGGCGTGCACCTTTTTCCCACCGACGTGCTTCGTATCCACGAGGAGGTTGGCGAGGAGGGTACGAACCAGTCCGCTCTCGGGCGGCTCATGTCGGTGATCGAGCTGTTGGTGCTGGTCGGGCTGGCGACGCTGCTGTGGGAGCAGTCGCGCCAGAAGGCTCTGCCCATGACGCTGTTCATCGTCGATGGCCCGCTGGCCGTGTTCGGCACACCAGCAAAGCTGCGCGGGCGAGCCCTTGAGTACTTCCAAGCAATGGGCAGCACGACGCCGGGCAACGCGCCATACGTCTGTGGGATTGAGAAGTCCGGAGTTCTGGTCGACTACGCGCGCCAGCTGGCCCGGCACGACATTCTCGAACCGGGTGACCTGTTGGTATGCGACGAACTGATCATTGCGCGAGTCGTAAACGCCAACAACGCGCGGGCCTACGGCAAGGAGACATACTGGGGCCGCAAGTTCGTGTATCGGGCGCTTGATGGGCGAGTCGTCGTCCCGACCGTGCCCCCACCGGTGGGTGCACCGTATGATGCCAACGGCGGGCAAGCCGACCCGGCGGCCTACCCGACGCTGCCGGCAATCCTCGACGTGATCGACCGCACCGGTTCCTCGATGTACGTCGATGGCATCATCCCGGTGGCGGCCGCGCACGGGAAGGCCGCGTTCCCGATCGGCGTGGGCACCGATGTGCTCCGCCTCGTAGCCACCAAACGCCTCGGCCTCGACTCGACTGGTGGACAAGCGGCTCCGGTACGGTTTGCCCCATGATCGAGAATGTGGCTGTGCTGCCGGTCGCCCCCCTCCGTGATGCTCACGCTGCGCATGTTGCTGCGCCGGCAATCCCGACGCACATCCTCGACAACCCCCGCCCACTCGTTTCACCCCTCGGCGTCGTTGACCACGCGCTCATGATGAGCAGGTACCAGTCGCCCCTGCGCTACCCCGGAGCAAAGTCGTCCCTCGCGCCGGTGATCGCCCGAATCTTGGATGCCGCCAAGGGGTCGAGGGCCGTTCCGGAAATCAACCTGCTGGTCGAGCCTTTCGCCGGCGGAGCGTCGGCGTCTTTGCGACTCGTTGGCCAAGGGCTCGTCGACCGAGTGCTGCTCGCTGACGTGGATCCGTTGGTGACTGCCTTCTGGCAGACCGCGGCCGCCGATACAGAGGCGCTGATCGGCCGTATGCATGACGAGTGGACCCGATACGTCAAGCCGGGCGGAGTAGCCGCTGTCGAGCGGTGGGACTATTGGCGTTCCTGGGCGCCCGCTCGGAAAGCGAAGCCTGCCACGGTCCGACTGGAGTTGGCGACACAGTGCCTATTTCTAAACCGCACAACTTTTTCTGGAATCCTTCATGGTAAGGCAGGCCCGATCGGTGGACGCAAGCAAGCGAGCCCGTACGGCATCGGATGCCGGTGGAATCCGGAAGCGATAGAGGAACGGCTTCGATACGTCGGTCACCTGTACGACACCGGCCGGATCGTCGATGTCTGGCACAAGGACTGGCAGCAGACACTCGATGACGTGCCCAGCTACTACCCGCAGCTGATCCCGTCTCGCGTTGTTGCCTACCTCGACCCGCCCTACATCGAAAAAGCCTCGCACTTGTACCGAACCTCTTTCGACCCCCGAGGTGGATACGGCGGCGACAGGGGTGGCAAGGCGGAATCAGACGACCACATGCTCCACATGCAGCTCGCCGGATATCTGCGTACCAAGGCGCAGTTCCGCTGGTTGCTCAGCTACGACAACAACCCAATGTTGACCGAAAGCACTTGGCTCTACGCGCACGCTCGCATGACGCCTAGCCGCGTGGACCGGGAGACGCTCGGCGTACGCTCGTGGCCCTTGACGAAACGGTTGGTGAAGACGCGCTACAGCGCTAGTGGTAAGACCGGCAAGCGCGATGCTGATGAACTCCTCATCACAACCCTCCCGCCATCCACTGTCCCCGTAGATCACCAGCTGCGCGAGCTGCCTTGATTGCTGGGGGTTATCCGCCTTCCGCTACCTGTTCATCACCTTCCGTCCGTAGTTGTTCGTGCCCGCGATCCGGTTCAGCTCCGCGCAGGTCGGTGTACGGCTTGGTCAGGTAGGAGGCCGCATCTGCTGATCGGCCGCCGGCCAGGACTCGTCCGAGATCACCTGTCGGCGACGGCTGTGGTGTTGCGCGGCAGACTGAGTTGTCGGGTGATCGCCCACAGGGAGGGTCCTGCGCGTGCAGCTCGTGCACGGCTCGGTATGGGTCGCCGGTGCGGTCGGGTGGGTGGTGTTCACGGTCTTCGCCGCGCCGATGCGCGACTACCGGAGGGCTACGGCGACGGTTGGATCGGCAACTGAGACATGAGCCGCTGGGTCGACGGTTGCCACGCCGCGGCGGTTTGGCGGGCTAGAAGCGGTCGCAAGTGGCCAGCCTGCGTGAGCGATGCGTGAGCGGACGGGGTAACACGTGCCGGTTCGGACGGGATCGTGGATCACGGTGCAACGTTCTGACCTGCGGGTTCAGTACCAAATGATCGATGCTGGCAGTAGCCATCATGATCACTCTCGGGCTCGTAATGCGTAGGTCTCGGGTTGGGAGCCGGGTGGCGTCCCCAGGCAGGTCAGTGGTCGGCAGAAGCCGCGGCAGATCACTGACTGTGACTCGCTGCGGCTTCTTCCGAAGCCCGCCGCTCGACTGAGCCTGTCCACCACCATCCAGGGACTGAAGCCCGCCTCTGGACGGCGGCGGAGTCGGCGCAGCCCGAGGTCAGGGGGCCTTGCGGCCCGCGTTCGCCAGGGAGTTTTCAGGGACTTTCTGCTTCGTCCGAGGGAGTTTTCAGGGAGTTTTCGCTGTGCAAGCAGGAAAGCGCCTGACAGCTCTGAAAGACGAGACGTCGCAGGTCAGGCCCTGTTTCGTCAGCACTCGATGACGTTGACCGCGAGGCCGCCGCGGGCGGTCTCCTTGTACTTGACCTTCATGTCGGCGCCGGTCTGCTTCATCGTGCGGATCACCTTGTCGAGGGAGACGTGGTGGCGGCCGTCGCCGCGCATCGCCATGCGGGCGGCGGTGACCGCCTTGACCGCGGCCATGCCGTTGCGCTCGATGCACGGGATCTGGACCAGGCCGCCGATGGGGTCGCAGGTCAGGCCCAGGTTGTGCTCCATGCCGATCTCCGCCGCGTTCTCCACCTGCTCCGGGCTGCCGCCCAGGACCTCCGCGAGGCCGCCCGCCGCCATCGAGCAGGCCGAGCCGACCTCGCCTTGGCAGCCGACCTCGGCGCCGGAGATCGACGCGTTCTCCTTGAAGAGCATGCCGATCGCGCCGGCCGCCAGCAGGAAGCGGACCACCGCGTCGTCCTGCTCGGCCTGGGGCGCTCCGGCCGGGCAGACGAAGCGCAGGTAGTAGTGGAGGACGGCCGGGATGATGCCGGCCGCGCCGTTCGTGGGGGCCGTGACCACGCGGCCGCCCGCGGCGTTCTCCTCGTTGACGGCCATCGCGTACAGCGTCGTCCACTCCATCGCGCGGACCGCCGGGTCGCCCTCGGCCCGCAGCTGGCGGGCGGACTGCGCGGCCCGGCGGCGCACCTTCAGGCCGCCCGGCAGGATGCCCTCGCGGCTCATGCCGCGCTCCACGCACTCCCGCATGACCTGCCAGATCTCCAGCAGCCCGGCCCGGAT
Encoded proteins:
- a CDS encoding L-serine ammonia-lyase: MAISVFDLFSIGIGPSSSHTVGPMRAAGIFAHRLKNDGLLAHTASVRAELFGSLGATGHGHGTPKAVLLGLAGHSPRTVDTEAAEGEVDRVRALRRLNLLGAHEIAFDPDADLVMHRRRSLPYHANGMRLLARDEAGAVLLEKTYYSVGGGFVVDEDAVGEDRIKLDDTVLRHPFRTGDELLRLARETGLSISALMLENELAWRTEAEIRAGLLEIWQVMRECVERGMSREGILPGGLKVRRRAAQSARQLRAEGDPAVRAMEWTTLYAMAVNEENAAGGRVVTAPTNGAAGIIPAVLHYYLRFVCPAGAPQAEQDDAVVRFLLAAGAIGMLFKENASISGAEVGCQGEVGSACSMAAGGLAEVLGGSPEQVENAAEIGMEHNLGLTCDPIGGLVQIPCIERNGMAAVKAVTAARMAMRGDGRHHVSLDKVIRTMKQTGADMKVKYKETARGGLAVNVIEC
- a CDS encoding DNA adenine methylase, with protein sequence MIENVAVLPVAPLRDAHAAHVAAPAIPTHILDNPRPLVSPLGVVDHALMMSRYQSPLRYPGAKSSLAPVIARILDAAKGSRAVPEINLLVEPFAGGASASLRLVGQGLVDRVLLADVDPLVTAFWQTAAADTEALIGRMHDEWTRYVKPGGVAAVERWDYWRSWAPARKAKPATVRLELATQCLFLNRTTFSGILHGKAGPIGGRKQASPYGIGCRWNPEAIEERLRYVGHLYDTGRIVDVWHKDWQQTLDDVPSYYPQLIPSRVVAYLDPPYIEKASHLYRTSFDPRGGYGGDRGGKAESDDHMLHMQLAGYLRTKAQFRWLLSYDNNPMLTESTWLYAHARMTPSRVDRETLGVRSWPLTKRLVKTRYSASGKTGKRDADELLITTLPPSTVPVDHQLRELP